Proteins encoded within one genomic window of Xiphophorus maculatus strain JP 163 A chromosome 11, X_maculatus-5.0-male, whole genome shotgun sequence:
- the thoc2 gene encoding THO complex subunit 2 isoform X1: MATLILPGEWIKNWEKSGKHEFVQLCKELTEKTDHGNETKDIQAALYEVCSQVVQGNLKIDLVSAVLGEMMELRDDLPSILADVFCILDLETGALEEKNKRDHYTHLVGACLSFVPEAILKERLDPETLESLGLIKQAHQFNQKIVKIKTKLFYKQQKFNLLREENEGYAKLITELGQDLSGNITSHLVLESIKSLIGCFNLDPNRVLDIILEVYESRSEQDEFFLSLIKSYMCEPITLCHILGFKFKFYQEPNEETPKSLYHIAAALLNHKLIELEDLYVHLMPVDATIVEEHKREISEAKQIARKLVTVVLPSEKSEDKEKEKEKEEEKNEKPPDNQKLGLLEALLRIGDWHHAQSIMDQMPSFYATSHKAIALALCQLVHLTVEPLYRRAGVPKGAKGCALQPLKNKRAPQPTESFEDLRKDTFSMLCYLGPHLSHDPILFAKIVRLGKSFMKEYQSDGRPEVKDKMEILLSCFLSIADQVLLPSLSLMECNACMSEELWGLFKLFPYQHRYRLYGQWKNETYSGHPLLVKVKAQTVERAKYIMKRLTKENIKQSGRQIGKLSHSNPTILFDYMLSQIQWYDNLIVPVVDSLKYLTSLNYDVLAYCIIEALANPEKEKMKHDDTTLSLWLQSLASLCGAVFRKYPIELAGLLQYVTNQLKAGKSFDLLILKEVVQKMAGIEITDEMTSEQLEAMTGGEQLKAEGGYFGQIRNTKKSSQRLKDALLDHELALPLCLLMAQQRNGVVFLEGGEKHLKLVGHLYDQCHDTLVQFGGFLASNLSTEDYIKRVPSIDVLCNQFHTPHDAAFFLSRPMYAHQILSKYEELKKAEKGNRQQQKVTKYVAACEQVMMPVHEAVMSLHPARVWDDLRPQFYATFWSLTMYDLAVPHAAYEREVNKLRVQIKAIEENSEIPLNKKKKEKERCTALQEKLQEEEKKQMEHVQRVLHRLKLEKDSWLLTKSTKNETITKFLQLCLFPRCIFSSIDAVYCARFVELVHQQKTPNFCTLLCYDRVFSAIIYTVASCTENESHRYGRFLCCMLETVTRWHSNRAVYEKECVNYPGFLTIFRAAGFDGGNKADQLDYENFRHVVHKWHYMLTKASVHCLETGDYTHIRNILIVLTKILPCYPKVLNLGQALECRVHKICLEEKDKRPDLYALAMGYSGRLKSQKVHMVPENEFHHKDQPARSATPASQQNGPGSTGKPAANTSKTEEGGFEDGDRVKDKSQGTTKPVNKANSTAAKVTTSNGNGALNSTKAVKDDKEKSGKEKKEKKEKTPGSTPETTKAESRREKQRDERAGKEERLLREGKEKTPKADREKVKLDEKSGKDDKAKAGNGEPVEPGRDAVKESKNKEKGDRNAATATLKSPNPRSDSAESERDHKRRKLDSHSSPSHSSSVKDSSNELKDPATKQHINFNSVARSKSREREVEKKDTESVQGRSKEKKEEKERKERKRDHAVNDREASQESKRRKDENGTNSSKNSQSTSPSCDSPLTPEKEKTKRSKSSSKEKAESVKAERTSSGGKKESRHEKSEKKEKRDSAGGKEEKKHHKSSDKHR; encoded by the exons ATGGCGACACTTATTCTCCCCGGTGAATGGATCAAAAACTGGGAAAAATCAGGAAAACACGAATT TGTGCAACTCTGCAAAGAGCTAACAGAAAAAACTGATCATGGGAATGAAACTAAAG ACATACAGGCCGCTCTTTATGAGGTCTGCTCGCAGGTTGTCCAGGGTAACCTGAAAATTGATCTCGTTTCCGCTGTCCTCGGGGAAATGATG gaactCAGAGATGATTTGCCATCAATTTTAGCAGATGTGTTCTGTATATTAG ATTTAGAAACTGGTGCACTAGAAGAAAAGAACAAGCGGGACCATTACACTCATTTAGTGGGAGCCTGTTTG TCTTTTGTACCGGAGGCCATCCTGAAAGAACGACTCGACCCAGAGACCTTGGAATCTCTTGGATTGATAAAACAAGCTCATCAGTTTAATCAAAAGATTGTAAAAATCAAGACTAAGCTATT TTACAAACAGCAGAAGTTTAACTTGCTAAGGGAAGAGAACGAGGGCTACGCCAAACTGATCACAGAACTCGGTCAAGACCTTTCCGGCAATATCACCAGCCACCTCGTCCTGGAGAGCATAAAGTCCCTCATAG GCTGCTTCAATTTGGATCCTAATCGGGTTCTGGACATCATCTTGGAGGTGTATGAGAGCCGGTCTGAACAAGATGAGTTCTTTCTGTCCCTCATCAAGTCCTACATGTGTGAGCCAATCACCCTCTGCCATATACTGGGCTTTAAGTTCAAGTTCTACCAG GAACCTAATGAGGAAACTCCAAAATCACTTTACCACATTGCTGCTGCTCTCCTGAACCACAAGCTGATAGAGCTGGAGGATCTCTATGTTCAT CTTATGCCAGTAGATGCCACCATTGTAGAAGAACACAAACGGGAGATTTCAGAGGCCAAGCAGATCGCTCGCAAGCTGGTGACGGTCGTGCTTCCCTCGGAGAAAAGTGAAGAcaaggagaaggagaaagaaaaggaagaagaaaagaacgAGAAG CCACCTGACAACCAGAAGCTCGGTCTTTTGGAGGCTCTACTCAGGATCGGAGACTGGCACCACGCCCAGAGTATCATGGACCAGATGCCGTCTTTTTACGCTACTTCTCACAAGGCCATTGCGCTGGCGCTTTGCCAACTTGTACACCTGACCGTGGAGCCTCTTTATAGAAG AGCTGGCGTTCCAAAAGGAGCAAAGGGCTGTGCGCTGCAACCGCTGAAGAACAAGCGGGCTCCTCAGCCCACCGAGAGCTTCGAGGATCTACGGAAAGATACGTTCAGCATGCTCTGCTACCTGGGCCCTCACCTCTCCCATGACCCCATTCTCTTTGCTAAGATAGTACGATTGGGCAAGTCCTTCATGAAAGAG TATCAATCTGACGGTAGACCTGAAGTGAAAGATAAGATG GAGATATTGTTGAGCTGCTTCCTGAGCATCGCAGATCAGGTGTTGctgccctctctctctctaatgGAGTGCAACGCCTGCATGTCTGAGGAACTATGGGGCCTGTTTAAGCTCTTTCCCTACCAGCACAG GTACCGGCTTTATGGGCAGTGGAAGAATGAGACCTACTCCGGCCATCCATTGTTGGTTAAAGTAAAAGCCCAGACCGTGGAAAGGGCCAAATACATTATGAA GCGCTTGACCAAAGAGAACATAAAACAGTCTGGACGACAGATTGGCAAACTGAGCCATAGCAACCCCACCATCCTCTTCGATTAC ATGTTGTCTCAGATCCAGTGGTACGACAACCTCATTGTTCCGGTGGTGGACTCATTGAAATACCTCACATCTCTCAACTATGACGTCCTGGCCT aTTGCATCATCGAAGCTCTGGCCAACCCCGAGAAGGAGAAGATGAAACATGACGACACTACACTCTCCTTGTGGCTCCAGA GTTTGGCAAGTCTGTGTGGAGCCGTGTTCAGAAAATACCCGATTGAATTGGCCGGCCTTCTGCAGTATGTTACCAACCAGCTGAAGGCGggaaaaag ttttGACTTGCTGATTCTGAAGGAGGTGGTGCAGAAAATGGCTGGCATTGAGATCACAGACGAAATGACTTCAGAGCAGTTGGAGGCCATGACAGGAGGAGAGCAGCTGAAAGCTGAG GGCGGCTACTTCGGCCAGATCAGGAACACAAAGAAATCTTCTCAGCGCCTGAAGGATGCTCTGCTTGACCACGAACTAGCGCTGCCGCTGTGTTTACTCATGGCCCAACAACGAAATGGAGTCGTTTTCCTGGAGGGAGGAGAGAAGCATCTAAAACTCGTGGGGCACCTTTATGACCAG tgtcaCGACACACTGGTGCAGTTTGGTGGTTTTCTAGCCTCCAATCTCAGCACAGAGGATTATATAAAGCGAGTTCCCTCCATCGACGTCCTTTGTAACCAGTTTCACACCCCGCATGATGCCGCTTTCTTCTTGTCGCGCCCCATGTACGCACATCAGATCTTG TCAAAATACGAGGAGCTAAAGAAGGCTGAAAAAGGCAACCGACAGCAGCAGAAGGTCACCAAGTACGTGGCGGCGTGCGAACAGGTGATGATGCCGGTGCACGAGGCTGTGATGTCGCTCCATCCGGCCAGAGTCTGGGACGATCTGCGGCCTCAGTTCTACGCCACCTTCTGGTCGCTCACCATGTATGACTTGGCCGTGCCGCATGCTGCGTATGAGCGGGAGGTAAACAAGCTAAGGGTCCAGATCAAGGCCATCGAGGAGAACTCTGAGATA cctttaaataagaagaagaaggagaaggaacGTTGCACAGCCCTGCAAGAAAAGTtacaggaggaagaaaagaaacaaatggagCATGTCCAAAGAGTTCTGCACCGTCTCAAGCTGGAAAAAGACAGCTGGTTGTTAACCA AATCCACAAAGAACGAGACCATAACGAAGTTCCTGCAGCTGTGCCTGTTCCCTCGCTGCATCTTCTCCTCCATCGACGCCGTGTACTGCGCCCGCTTCGTCGAGCTCGTCCACCAGCAGAAAACCCCGAACTTCTGCACTCTCCTCTGCTACGACAGG GTTTTCTCTGCCATCATTTACACGGTGGCCAGCTGCACAGAGAACGAGTCTCACCGCTACGGCCGCTTCCTCTGCTGCATGTTGGAAACGGTGACCCGGTGGCATAGCAACCGCGCCGTCTACGAGAAG GAGTGTGTGAATTATCCAGGCTTCCTGACAATCTTCCGAGCCGCAGGGTTCGATGGAGGAAACAAAGCGGATCAGCTGGATTATGAGAACTTTCGGCATGTGGTCCACAAATGGCACTATATGCTGACTAAA GCTTCAGTCCACTGCCTGGAAACAGGAGATTACACCCACATCCGGAACATTCTGATCGTTCTTACCAAGATCTTACCCTGCTACCCAAAGGTCCTGAACCTGGGCCAAGCGCTGGAGTGCCGGGTCCACAAGATCTGCCTTGAAGAGAAGGATAAGAGGCCAGACCTCTATGCCTTAGCAATGGG TTATTCAGGTCGGTTGAAAAGCCAGAAGGTGCACATGGTCCCTGAGAATGAGTTCCACCACAAGGACCAGCCAGCTCGCAGCGCCACGCCGGCGAGTCAGCAGAACGGCCCTGGAAGCACCGGCAAGCCCGCCGCCAACACCAGCAAGACCGAGGAGGGGGGATTTGAAGACGGGG ACCGGGTCAAGGATAAATCTCAGGGGACCACAAAACCAGTCAACAAAGCCAACAGCACAGCAGCCAAAGTGACCACCAGCAATGGAAACGGTGCTCTCAACAG CACCAAAGCTGTAAAAGATGACAAAGAGAAGAgcgggaaagaaaaaaaagaaaagaaagaaaagacgcCAGGAAGCACACCAGAGACGACGAAGGCAGAGAGCCGCAGGGAGAAGCAGAGAGACGAAAGAGCGGGAAAGGAGGAGCGGTTGCTGCGCGAGGGTAAGGAGAAGACCCCGAAAGCAGACCGGGAGAAAGTCAAGCTGGACGAAAAGAGCGGCAAAGACGACAAGGCCAAAGCCGGAAACGGGGAGCCAGTGGAACCAGGCAGAGACGCCGTCAAGGAATCCAAGAACAAGGAGAAAGGAGACAGGAATGCTGCGACTGCAACCCTCAAGTCACCAAATCCGAGATCCGATTCAGCCGAATCTGAGAGGG ATCACAAAAGACGAAAGCTCGACAGTCACTCGTCCCCATCCCACTCCTCATCTGTTAAG GACAGTAGCAACGAACTCAAGGATCCTGCAACCAAG CAGCACATCAACTTTAATTCAGTTGCCCGGTCCAAGAGCAGAGAGAGGGAAGTGGAGAAGAAAGACACAGAGAGCGTACAAGGCCGATCCAAagagaagaaggaggaaaaggagCGGAAAGAGAGAAAACGA GATCACGCCGTTAACGACCGCGAGGCCAGCCAAGAATCCAAGCGGAGGAAGGACGAGAACGGCACCA ATTCCTCCAAAAACAGCCAGAGCACCAGCCCTTCCTGCGACTCTCCACTGACGCCGGAGAAGGAGAAGACCAAGAGATCCAAATCCTCGAGCAAGGAGAAGGCCGAGTCCGTGAAAGCCGAACGAACGTCTTCCGGAGGCAAGAAG GAGTCCAGACATGAAAAGTctgagaagaaggagaagagggACAGCGCTGGagggaaggaggagaaaaagca TCATAAGTCGTCTGACAAGCACAGATAA
- the thoc2 gene encoding THO complex subunit 2 isoform X2 — protein MATLILPGEWIKNWEKSGKHEFVQLCKELTEKTDHGNETKDIQAALYEVCSQVVQGNLKIDLVSAVLGEMMELRDDLPSILADVFCILDLETGALEEKNKRDHYTHLVGACLSFVPEAILKERLDPETLESLGLIKQAHQFNQKIVKIKTKLFYKQQKFNLLREENEGYAKLITELGQDLSGNITSHLVLESIKSLIGCFNLDPNRVLDIILEVYESRSEQDEFFLSLIKSYMCEPITLCHILGFKFKFYQEPNEETPKSLYHIAAALLNHKLIELEDLYVHLMPVDATIVEEHKREISEAKQIARKLVTVVLPSEKSEDKEKEKEKEEEKNEKPPDNQKLGLLEALLRIGDWHHAQSIMDQMPSFYATSHKAIALALCQLVHLTVEPLYRRAGVPKGAKGCALQPLKNKRAPQPTESFEDLRKDTFSMLCYLGPHLSHDPILFAKIVRLGKSFMKEYQSDGRPEVKDKMEILLSCFLSIADQVLLPSLSLMECNACMSEELWGLFKLFPYQHRYRLYGQWKNETYSGHPLLVKVKAQTVERAKYIMKRLTKENIKQSGRQIGKLSHSNPTILFDYMLSQIQWYDNLIVPVVDSLKYLTSLNYDVLAYCIIEALANPEKEKMKHDDTTLSLWLQSLASLCGAVFRKYPIELAGLLQYVTNQLKAGKSFDLLILKEVVQKMAGIEITDEMTSEQLEAMTGGEQLKAEGGYFGQIRNTKKSSQRLKDALLDHELALPLCLLMAQQRNGVVFLEGGEKHLKLVGHLYDQCHDTLVQFGGFLASNLSTEDYIKRVPSIDVLCNQFHTPHDAAFFLSRPMYAHQILSKYEELKKAEKGNRQQQKVTKYVAACEQVMMPVHEAVMSLHPARVWDDLRPQFYATFWSLTMYDLAVPHAAYEREVNKLRVQIKAIEENSEIPLNKKKKEKERCTALQEKLQEEEKKQMEHVQRVLHRLKLEKDSWLLTKSTKNETITKFLQLCLFPRCIFSSIDAVYCARFVELVHQQKTPNFCTLLCYDRVFSAIIYTVASCTENESHRYGRFLCCMLETVTRWHSNRAVYEKECVNYPGFLTIFRAAGFDGGNKADQLDYENFRHVVHKWHYMLTKASVHCLETGDYTHIRNILIVLTKILPCYPKVLNLGQALECRVHKICLEEKDKRPDLYALAMGYSGRLKSQKVHMVPENEFHHKDQPARSATPASQQNGPGSTGKPAANTSKTEEGGFEDGDRVKDKSQGTTKPVNKANSTAAKVTTSNGNGALNSTKAVKDDKEKSGKEKKEKKEKTPGSTPETTKAESRREKQRDERAGKEERLLREGKEKTPKADREKVKLDEKSGKDDKAKAGNGEPVEPGRDAVKESKNKEKGDRNAATATLKSPNPRSDSAESERDHKRRKLDSHSSPSHSSSVKDSSNELKDPATKHINFNSVARSKSREREVEKKDTESVQGRSKEKKEEKERKERKRDHAVNDREASQESKRRKDENGTNSSKNSQSTSPSCDSPLTPEKEKTKRSKSSSKEKAESVKAERTSSGGKKESRHEKSEKKEKRDSAGGKEEKKHHKSSDKHR, from the exons ATGGCGACACTTATTCTCCCCGGTGAATGGATCAAAAACTGGGAAAAATCAGGAAAACACGAATT TGTGCAACTCTGCAAAGAGCTAACAGAAAAAACTGATCATGGGAATGAAACTAAAG ACATACAGGCCGCTCTTTATGAGGTCTGCTCGCAGGTTGTCCAGGGTAACCTGAAAATTGATCTCGTTTCCGCTGTCCTCGGGGAAATGATG gaactCAGAGATGATTTGCCATCAATTTTAGCAGATGTGTTCTGTATATTAG ATTTAGAAACTGGTGCACTAGAAGAAAAGAACAAGCGGGACCATTACACTCATTTAGTGGGAGCCTGTTTG TCTTTTGTACCGGAGGCCATCCTGAAAGAACGACTCGACCCAGAGACCTTGGAATCTCTTGGATTGATAAAACAAGCTCATCAGTTTAATCAAAAGATTGTAAAAATCAAGACTAAGCTATT TTACAAACAGCAGAAGTTTAACTTGCTAAGGGAAGAGAACGAGGGCTACGCCAAACTGATCACAGAACTCGGTCAAGACCTTTCCGGCAATATCACCAGCCACCTCGTCCTGGAGAGCATAAAGTCCCTCATAG GCTGCTTCAATTTGGATCCTAATCGGGTTCTGGACATCATCTTGGAGGTGTATGAGAGCCGGTCTGAACAAGATGAGTTCTTTCTGTCCCTCATCAAGTCCTACATGTGTGAGCCAATCACCCTCTGCCATATACTGGGCTTTAAGTTCAAGTTCTACCAG GAACCTAATGAGGAAACTCCAAAATCACTTTACCACATTGCTGCTGCTCTCCTGAACCACAAGCTGATAGAGCTGGAGGATCTCTATGTTCAT CTTATGCCAGTAGATGCCACCATTGTAGAAGAACACAAACGGGAGATTTCAGAGGCCAAGCAGATCGCTCGCAAGCTGGTGACGGTCGTGCTTCCCTCGGAGAAAAGTGAAGAcaaggagaaggagaaagaaaaggaagaagaaaagaacgAGAAG CCACCTGACAACCAGAAGCTCGGTCTTTTGGAGGCTCTACTCAGGATCGGAGACTGGCACCACGCCCAGAGTATCATGGACCAGATGCCGTCTTTTTACGCTACTTCTCACAAGGCCATTGCGCTGGCGCTTTGCCAACTTGTACACCTGACCGTGGAGCCTCTTTATAGAAG AGCTGGCGTTCCAAAAGGAGCAAAGGGCTGTGCGCTGCAACCGCTGAAGAACAAGCGGGCTCCTCAGCCCACCGAGAGCTTCGAGGATCTACGGAAAGATACGTTCAGCATGCTCTGCTACCTGGGCCCTCACCTCTCCCATGACCCCATTCTCTTTGCTAAGATAGTACGATTGGGCAAGTCCTTCATGAAAGAG TATCAATCTGACGGTAGACCTGAAGTGAAAGATAAGATG GAGATATTGTTGAGCTGCTTCCTGAGCATCGCAGATCAGGTGTTGctgccctctctctctctaatgGAGTGCAACGCCTGCATGTCTGAGGAACTATGGGGCCTGTTTAAGCTCTTTCCCTACCAGCACAG GTACCGGCTTTATGGGCAGTGGAAGAATGAGACCTACTCCGGCCATCCATTGTTGGTTAAAGTAAAAGCCCAGACCGTGGAAAGGGCCAAATACATTATGAA GCGCTTGACCAAAGAGAACATAAAACAGTCTGGACGACAGATTGGCAAACTGAGCCATAGCAACCCCACCATCCTCTTCGATTAC ATGTTGTCTCAGATCCAGTGGTACGACAACCTCATTGTTCCGGTGGTGGACTCATTGAAATACCTCACATCTCTCAACTATGACGTCCTGGCCT aTTGCATCATCGAAGCTCTGGCCAACCCCGAGAAGGAGAAGATGAAACATGACGACACTACACTCTCCTTGTGGCTCCAGA GTTTGGCAAGTCTGTGTGGAGCCGTGTTCAGAAAATACCCGATTGAATTGGCCGGCCTTCTGCAGTATGTTACCAACCAGCTGAAGGCGggaaaaag ttttGACTTGCTGATTCTGAAGGAGGTGGTGCAGAAAATGGCTGGCATTGAGATCACAGACGAAATGACTTCAGAGCAGTTGGAGGCCATGACAGGAGGAGAGCAGCTGAAAGCTGAG GGCGGCTACTTCGGCCAGATCAGGAACACAAAGAAATCTTCTCAGCGCCTGAAGGATGCTCTGCTTGACCACGAACTAGCGCTGCCGCTGTGTTTACTCATGGCCCAACAACGAAATGGAGTCGTTTTCCTGGAGGGAGGAGAGAAGCATCTAAAACTCGTGGGGCACCTTTATGACCAG tgtcaCGACACACTGGTGCAGTTTGGTGGTTTTCTAGCCTCCAATCTCAGCACAGAGGATTATATAAAGCGAGTTCCCTCCATCGACGTCCTTTGTAACCAGTTTCACACCCCGCATGATGCCGCTTTCTTCTTGTCGCGCCCCATGTACGCACATCAGATCTTG TCAAAATACGAGGAGCTAAAGAAGGCTGAAAAAGGCAACCGACAGCAGCAGAAGGTCACCAAGTACGTGGCGGCGTGCGAACAGGTGATGATGCCGGTGCACGAGGCTGTGATGTCGCTCCATCCGGCCAGAGTCTGGGACGATCTGCGGCCTCAGTTCTACGCCACCTTCTGGTCGCTCACCATGTATGACTTGGCCGTGCCGCATGCTGCGTATGAGCGGGAGGTAAACAAGCTAAGGGTCCAGATCAAGGCCATCGAGGAGAACTCTGAGATA cctttaaataagaagaagaaggagaaggaacGTTGCACAGCCCTGCAAGAAAAGTtacaggaggaagaaaagaaacaaatggagCATGTCCAAAGAGTTCTGCACCGTCTCAAGCTGGAAAAAGACAGCTGGTTGTTAACCA AATCCACAAAGAACGAGACCATAACGAAGTTCCTGCAGCTGTGCCTGTTCCCTCGCTGCATCTTCTCCTCCATCGACGCCGTGTACTGCGCCCGCTTCGTCGAGCTCGTCCACCAGCAGAAAACCCCGAACTTCTGCACTCTCCTCTGCTACGACAGG GTTTTCTCTGCCATCATTTACACGGTGGCCAGCTGCACAGAGAACGAGTCTCACCGCTACGGCCGCTTCCTCTGCTGCATGTTGGAAACGGTGACCCGGTGGCATAGCAACCGCGCCGTCTACGAGAAG GAGTGTGTGAATTATCCAGGCTTCCTGACAATCTTCCGAGCCGCAGGGTTCGATGGAGGAAACAAAGCGGATCAGCTGGATTATGAGAACTTTCGGCATGTGGTCCACAAATGGCACTATATGCTGACTAAA GCTTCAGTCCACTGCCTGGAAACAGGAGATTACACCCACATCCGGAACATTCTGATCGTTCTTACCAAGATCTTACCCTGCTACCCAAAGGTCCTGAACCTGGGCCAAGCGCTGGAGTGCCGGGTCCACAAGATCTGCCTTGAAGAGAAGGATAAGAGGCCAGACCTCTATGCCTTAGCAATGGG TTATTCAGGTCGGTTGAAAAGCCAGAAGGTGCACATGGTCCCTGAGAATGAGTTCCACCACAAGGACCAGCCAGCTCGCAGCGCCACGCCGGCGAGTCAGCAGAACGGCCCTGGAAGCACCGGCAAGCCCGCCGCCAACACCAGCAAGACCGAGGAGGGGGGATTTGAAGACGGGG ACCGGGTCAAGGATAAATCTCAGGGGACCACAAAACCAGTCAACAAAGCCAACAGCACAGCAGCCAAAGTGACCACCAGCAATGGAAACGGTGCTCTCAACAG CACCAAAGCTGTAAAAGATGACAAAGAGAAGAgcgggaaagaaaaaaaagaaaagaaagaaaagacgcCAGGAAGCACACCAGAGACGACGAAGGCAGAGAGCCGCAGGGAGAAGCAGAGAGACGAAAGAGCGGGAAAGGAGGAGCGGTTGCTGCGCGAGGGTAAGGAGAAGACCCCGAAAGCAGACCGGGAGAAAGTCAAGCTGGACGAAAAGAGCGGCAAAGACGACAAGGCCAAAGCCGGAAACGGGGAGCCAGTGGAACCAGGCAGAGACGCCGTCAAGGAATCCAAGAACAAGGAGAAAGGAGACAGGAATGCTGCGACTGCAACCCTCAAGTCACCAAATCCGAGATCCGATTCAGCCGAATCTGAGAGGG ATCACAAAAGACGAAAGCTCGACAGTCACTCGTCCCCATCCCACTCCTCATCTGTTAAG GACAGTAGCAACGAACTCAAGGATCCTGCAACCAAG CACATCAACTTTAATTCAGTTGCCCGGTCCAAGAGCAGAGAGAGGGAAGTGGAGAAGAAAGACACAGAGAGCGTACAAGGCCGATCCAAagagaagaaggaggaaaaggagCGGAAAGAGAGAAAACGA GATCACGCCGTTAACGACCGCGAGGCCAGCCAAGAATCCAAGCGGAGGAAGGACGAGAACGGCACCA ATTCCTCCAAAAACAGCCAGAGCACCAGCCCTTCCTGCGACTCTCCACTGACGCCGGAGAAGGAGAAGACCAAGAGATCCAAATCCTCGAGCAAGGAGAAGGCCGAGTCCGTGAAAGCCGAACGAACGTCTTCCGGAGGCAAGAAG GAGTCCAGACATGAAAAGTctgagaagaaggagaagagggACAGCGCTGGagggaaggaggagaaaaagca TCATAAGTCGTCTGACAAGCACAGATAA